The sequence AAAAATAGTCTGTGATGTCGTAATAATTCGGGCAGACGCTGTGTAGGCTTGCTGATACTGAATTAGATTCGCTGCTTCTTCTTCTAGGTTCACGCCGGCTTGCGAGTCATACAACGTTTCTGTCTGTGACTTAATGGCTTCAGCAGAATCTCGTAATACCCGATTTTGACTCACACGGCTGCCCACGTCCGATACCAAACGACCGTAACTTTCGTTAAAGGTCATAGTCGGCTCGGCTTCTTCGCCGCCAGAGCGGCGGACGAGTTGTTGACGTTGCAAGTCAGCCATTGCCTGACCATTGCTGTTATCATCAAAACCATTGGTGTTGTATTCAATAGTGTATTCATCACCAACGGCAGGCTCACCATTAATGTCTATTTCGTAATCAGGATCGGCTAAGCCGGCTTGGTCTAAAATACCGTTTAGATCAGTTGTCCCCGTAATGGTACCTAAACTGGTGCCATCTTTAGCAAAAACTTCCAGATCATAAGCGTTGCCCGTCTGCCCTGTGATTTCAATACGGGCTGGAGCCCCGGGCAGTAGAGTATTGTTTGCAGTATCGAAATAATCATCCGGTGTATTAATGGCCGCTATTTCAATACCAGCTGCCCCCTGGTTATCCATACCGTCTTTAACCCGAATAGGGTTCGCTAACGCAATGTCTTCCGGGCGCCGAATGGCTAAGCTTATTTCTGATGCTGCGCGGTCAGCTGGCTTTGCAAGGAACTGGTCACCTGCGTTCGCTGTGCCAGTTAAGTCTAACGAAATACCCAGCTCACTAATATCAATAGTTCCCGGCGACGCCTGCGTCACGGTAATTGTATCCGCACCGCTTACAACCGAACCATCTTCATTAACCGGTACTATTTCGTATTCGTCCGGGTTAGCCGTTTTAGTAATACGTAAGTTTTCCGACGGAAACGATTTACTGTCTCCTTCCAAAATACGCACGGTCATTTCGCCGGTGCCGGTATTGTCTGAGTACTGTAACGCTTGTGACTCAGTTTGTGACAAATCGAATATTTTGCGACCCAGTTGATTATCTAAGTCCATACCTTTCTGGTTTTGCGTATTCATGGAATCTGCAATACGCACCGCAAGTTGTCCTAACCTTTTCTGGGTTGGCACTAGCACTTCATCGCGATACTCAAGATAACCACCGACAGACCCGCCTAGTTCGTTTGTCGGCACATAGAACTCGCTGACACTACCACCGCTGTGCTCTTTTTTTAGCACCATTTCCAACCGCTCAGTATCCGGGTTACTTTTCATAGCAACGGCGTTGAAGCGACCATTCTCAAGCACAATGGGCTGGCCGTTTTTCAAGTTAACGCTTACTGCGCCGCTTTTTTGCTCTACGGTACTGAATTCGACTAACTCAGCCAACTCTCTTAATTGCTCATCGCGCTTATTCAATAATGCGTTCAAGTCGCCATTATCGTTATTTTTTCCCGCAGAGTTTTGGATTTTTGAGTTCAACTCAGCCAGGTTCTTTGAAATTGAGTTAATTCTGTCTGTTGATAACGTCAGACGGTCGTTGATGATGCCTTTTTGGTCATTTAAATACTGCGAGAAGTCATTGAACTTAGTGACCATTGCATCCGCTTCTGCCAACACCAGCTGGCGAGCGGTGACCGACCCTGGGTCGTTATT comes from Idiomarina sp. X4 and encodes:
- the flgK gene encoding flagellar hook-associated protein FlgK; amino-acid sequence: MSFDLLNIGKNGILAHQQSLQITGKNINNTNTPSYVRERTEYMESEYGGLERLRVQRMIDEFANRQLRNDISNVSYYEANLEQAEQLDTLLGDSTTNVASSVESFFNTLQDANNDPGSVTARQLVLAEADAMVTKFNDFSQYLNDQKGIINDRLTLSTDRINSISKNLAELNSKIQNSAGKNNDNGDLNALLNKRDEQLRELAELVEFSTVEQKSGAVSVNLKNGQPIVLENGRFNAVAMKSNPDTERLEMVLKKEHSGGSVSEFYVPTNELGGSVGGYLEYRDEVLVPTQKRLGQLAVRIADSMNTQNQKGMDLDNQLGRKIFDLSQTESQALQYSDNTGTGEMTVRILEGDSKSFPSENLRITKTANPDEYEIVPVNEDGSVVSGADTITVTQASPGTIDISELGISLDLTGTANAGDQFLAKPADRAASEISLAIRRPEDIALANPIRVKDGMDNQGAAGIEIAAINTPDDYFDTANNTLLPGAPARIEITGQTGNAYDLEVFAKDGTSLGTITGTTDLNGILDQAGLADPDYEIDINGEPAVGDEYTIEYNTNGFDDNSNGQAMADLQRQQLVRRSGGEEAEPTMTFNESYGRLVSDVGSRVSQNRVLRDSAEAIKSQTETLYDSQAGVNLEEEAANLIQYQQAYTASARIITTSQTIFDTLLTSLR